A window from Dehalobacter sp. DCA encodes these proteins:
- a CDS encoding diguanylate cyclase domain-containing protein, with protein MLAMSYISMIVAYTFVLFGFYILKLNHKETLNRLSASLNFCFAYWSFIYSFLYLAPSPEIALFWHRIAAIGWVMFCPLATHFFLVLSEKTKNIHGIHWYIPLYGLPTILLLKTLLTNESLVAKVFVQSTSGLGWTYELNTGSVWFWLYWLMLVVYIGVALFFTLRWGKNSQRPRFIKQAKSISILAGVMMLIGIGTDFILPLITPFIPPLFHFFSIFWGFGGIYMIRRYKLMDVNIAVTPDIILETVMDPIVLLDNKGIIRKCNQATFDLLKYDASEMLGRRFSDFFKAQKYNLQRTDFLFKNKFLRNIEFDMVDSTGKVISIIASFSVAETELDGIVGVVGNLHDITGYKAMSKELEKMANYDKLTNLPNRRMFYNKLEKAIEKYHKHDQQFALVFIDLDGFKVINDTFGHDIGDQMLMKVSSLLAGVVRRQDVIARLGGDEFVLLFSRLQNKTELDGIMQRMQEKLVKPIVINNKICRVGMSFGISICPEDGMTPDELLKTADLRMYREKKYSG; from the coding sequence ATGTTGGCCATGTCTTATATATCGATGATTGTCGCGTACACTTTTGTCTTATTTGGTTTCTATATTTTAAAATTGAATCATAAGGAAACTTTAAACAGATTATCAGCCTCTCTGAATTTCTGTTTTGCATACTGGTCGTTCATTTATTCATTCCTTTATCTAGCCCCAAGTCCCGAGATTGCTTTATTCTGGCATCGGATCGCGGCTATTGGTTGGGTGATGTTCTGTCCGCTGGCCACTCACTTTTTTCTGGTTCTATCGGAAAAAACAAAAAATATTCATGGTATCCACTGGTATATCCCCTTGTATGGCCTGCCGACAATTTTACTGTTAAAAACACTGTTGACAAATGAATCGCTGGTGGCGAAAGTCTTTGTCCAGAGTACAAGTGGCCTGGGCTGGACCTATGAGCTCAATACGGGCTCCGTCTGGTTCTGGCTGTATTGGCTTATGCTTGTCGTTTACATCGGAGTTGCACTTTTTTTCACCTTAAGATGGGGCAAAAACAGCCAAAGACCGAGGTTCATTAAACAAGCCAAAAGTATTTCGATTCTGGCGGGCGTTATGATGCTGATCGGGATCGGCACTGATTTTATCCTCCCTTTGATCACTCCGTTTATTCCGCCTTTATTTCATTTTTTCTCGATCTTCTGGGGATTTGGCGGCATCTATATGATCAGAAGGTATAAACTGATGGATGTGAATATAGCGGTGACGCCGGACATTATTTTGGAGACAGTGATGGATCCGATCGTTCTGCTTGATAATAAAGGAATTATCCGTAAATGCAACCAGGCGACATTTGACCTGCTGAAATATGATGCCAGTGAAATGCTCGGACGGAGATTCTCAGATTTTTTTAAAGCCCAAAAGTATAACCTGCAAAGAACAGATTTTTTGTTCAAAAACAAGTTTTTGCGCAATATTGAGTTTGATATGGTTGATTCGACGGGTAAAGTTATCAGCATTATCGCATCATTTTCTGTGGCCGAAACCGAGCTTGACGGAATTGTCGGCGTTGTTGGCAATCTTCATGATATTACAGGATACAAAGCTATGTCCAAAGAACTGGAAAAGATGGCCAATTACGACAAGCTGACCAATCTTCCGAACCGCAGGATGTTCTACAATAAATTGGAGAAGGCCATTGAGAAATACCATAAGCATGATCAGCAATTTGCGCTGGTATTTATCGATTTAGATGGGTTTAAGGTCATTAACGATACCTTTGGCCACGACATCGGTGACCAAATGCTGATGAAGGTTTCGTCGCTCCTGGCCGGGGTGGTCAGACGGCAGGATGTGATAGCGCGTCTGGGCGGCGACGAATTTGTTCTATTGTTTTCCAGATTGCAGAATAAGACAGAGCTTGACGGAATTATGCAGAGAATGCAGGAAAAACTTGTCAAACCCATCGTGATAAACAATAAGATTTGCCGAGTTGGAATGTCGTTTGGGATTAGTATATGTCCGGAGGATGGAATGACCCCTGACGAACTTTTGAAAACAGCTGATCTCCGCATGTATAGGGAGAAAAAATATTCAGGTTAA
- a CDS encoding NYN domain-containing protein, whose translation MENDKKIAVLIDADNVSEKYIKYIFDEIANHGTPTYKRIYGDWTKPNLASWKTVLLNYSITPIQQYGYTTGKNATDAALIIDAMDILYSKSIDGFCIVSSDSDFTRLASRLREAGMYVMGMGEKKTPQPFIAACEKFKYLEVLSAIPANPYETNEQVKTRVQGTPQEGMASIDELIEAIKIIVTESSDEDGWAFLGEVGIKLNKRYPDFDTRNYGHVKLTPLIASLKQFEIQSRRTSNPNISHKYIRNKAEAETGNKKTRTPEAIVSPEEYRVKPNVRSRMKSIKR comes from the coding sequence ATGGAAAATGATAAAAAGATTGCCGTGCTAATTGACGCAGACAATGTCTCAGAAAAATATATCAAATACATCTTCGATGAAATTGCGAATCACGGCACTCCAACCTATAAACGGATCTACGGAGACTGGACAAAACCGAACCTCGCCTCCTGGAAAACAGTGCTTCTGAATTATTCGATTACACCGATACAGCAATACGGCTACACAACTGGGAAAAATGCTACAGATGCAGCGTTGATCATTGATGCGATGGATATTCTATATTCCAAAAGCATTGACGGCTTTTGCATCGTCTCCAGCGACAGCGATTTTACCAGACTGGCCTCCAGGCTCAGGGAAGCCGGCATGTATGTGATGGGTATGGGTGAGAAGAAGACGCCGCAGCCGTTTATCGCTGCCTGTGAAAAGTTTAAATACCTTGAAGTCCTGAGCGCCATCCCGGCAAATCCCTATGAGACAAACGAACAGGTTAAAACGCGGGTGCAGGGGACACCTCAGGAAGGAATGGCCAGCATTGATGAACTTATTGAAGCAATCAAAATTATTGTCACTGAAAGTTCCGATGAAGATGGCTGGGCATTTTTAGGTGAAGTCGGCATCAAGCTGAATAAGCGCTATCCTGATTTTGATACCAGAAACTACGGCCACGTTAAGCTGACACCGCTGATTGCTTCCTTAAAACAATTTGAGATTCAATCCCGCAGAACCAGCAATCCCAACATCAGCCATAAATATATCCGTAACAAGGCTGAGGCTGAAACAGGCAATAAAAAAACACGAACGCCCGAAGCAATCGTGTCTCCTGAAGAGTATCGCGTCAAACCGAATGTCCGCTCCCGCATGAAGTCCATCAAACGTTAA
- a CDS encoding DNA topoisomerase III, which produces MKSLILAEKPSVAREIARVLKCNIKNKGFIEGPQYVVTWALGHLVTLAEPEDYDQKYKEWRMEDLPMLPEQLKLKVIRQTSQQYQTVNKLMKRNDINELIIATDAGREGELVARWIMRLSNWKKPFKRLWISSQTDAAILEGFARLKPGPEYNDLYDAAVCRAEADWLIGLNVTRALTCKYNAQLNSGRVQTPTLAMIVQREDEIRKFVPVDYWTIRADFGDFFADWRGKDGSRIYDYQQVEALLGKLEKQSARIMQVKRESKSEPAPLAYDLTELQRDANRKLSFSAQKTSSTLQNLYERHKLVTYPRTDSRYLSADIVPTLPSRLKGLAAGPYAETAKKLLAQPYKPTKRLVDDSKVTDHHAIIPTEQPLKLGDLTHDEKSLYDLIVRRFLAVLSPPYRYDQLTVIAGINGEMFYAAGKVMKDQGWRSITSHQTEPEESREDALPEQTLGKLEQSEERMLKSLKPQKGKTKPPARYTEATLLTAMENPGKFIEDEELRETMKGSGLGTPATRAEIIEKLLHTSYIERSGKELVPTSKGRQLISLVAPELRSPELTAQWEQALTDIAKGNGSKTEFIKGIRTKASELVHSVASDSATYHADNMTKTRCPVCKKYMLLVNGKRGKMLVCQDRACGHRQPEKERDTGFTSSKRASQVNQKLIAQYSDQQNIGSNLGDLLKEALNKQNKD; this is translated from the coding sequence ATGAAATCGTTGATCCTGGCTGAAAAGCCGAGTGTGGCCCGGGAAATTGCCCGGGTTCTTAAATGCAATATCAAAAACAAGGGTTTTATCGAAGGACCACAATACGTCGTTACTTGGGCTTTGGGACACCTGGTCACTTTAGCTGAACCGGAGGATTATGACCAGAAATATAAAGAATGGCGAATGGAAGATCTGCCAATGCTTCCGGAACAGCTAAAGCTCAAGGTGATCCGCCAGACTTCCCAGCAATATCAGACGGTAAACAAACTGATGAAACGAAACGATATCAACGAACTGATTATAGCCACCGATGCCGGACGAGAGGGCGAACTGGTCGCGCGTTGGATCATGAGACTGAGCAACTGGAAGAAACCTTTCAAACGTCTCTGGATTTCTTCCCAGACCGATGCCGCCATCCTGGAAGGCTTCGCGAGATTAAAGCCCGGACCCGAATATAATGATCTTTACGATGCCGCTGTTTGCAGAGCCGAAGCGGATTGGCTGATCGGCCTGAATGTGACCAGGGCTTTAACCTGTAAGTATAATGCCCAGCTGAATTCCGGAAGAGTGCAGACCCCGACGCTTGCCATGATCGTTCAGCGGGAGGACGAGATCAGAAAGTTTGTTCCGGTTGATTACTGGACAATCCGAGCGGACTTCGGCGACTTTTTTGCTGACTGGCGTGGCAAAGACGGTAGCCGGATTTATGATTACCAGCAGGTTGAAGCCCTGCTGGGTAAGCTGGAAAAGCAATCTGCAAGAATTATGCAGGTCAAGCGCGAGAGCAAAAGCGAACCAGCCCCACTGGCTTATGACCTTACTGAACTGCAGCGTGATGCGAATCGCAAACTTAGCTTTTCTGCCCAGAAAACTTCCAGTACGCTGCAGAATTTATACGAACGGCATAAACTGGTTACCTACCCGCGTACAGATTCGCGCTATCTCTCCGCCGATATTGTACCGACTCTGCCGTCCAGGCTCAAAGGGCTTGCCGCAGGGCCTTATGCCGAAACGGCCAAAAAACTGTTGGCACAGCCTTACAAGCCGACGAAACGACTGGTGGACGACAGTAAAGTAACGGATCATCATGCGATCATTCCGACTGAGCAGCCTTTGAAGCTCGGGGATCTGACCCATGATGAAAAATCTTTGTATGACCTGATCGTACGGCGTTTTCTGGCCGTCCTCTCTCCGCCGTACCGCTATGACCAACTGACGGTCATCGCCGGTATTAATGGCGAAATGTTTTATGCAGCGGGAAAAGTAATGAAAGACCAGGGCTGGCGCTCTATCACTTCCCACCAGACGGAACCGGAAGAAAGCAGGGAGGACGCTTTGCCTGAACAAACGCTCGGGAAACTGGAGCAGAGCGAGGAACGGATGCTAAAAAGCCTGAAGCCCCAAAAGGGGAAGACGAAACCACCGGCACGCTATACGGAAGCCACCCTACTCACGGCAATGGAAAATCCGGGGAAATTCATTGAAGATGAGGAGCTCCGGGAAACGATGAAGGGGAGCGGTCTCGGTACTCCGGCTACAAGAGCGGAAATTATTGAAAAACTGCTGCATACCAGTTATATTGAACGCAGCGGGAAAGAATTGGTGCCTACATCCAAAGGCCGTCAGCTGATCAGCCTTGTGGCTCCTGAGCTTCGGAGTCCTGAGCTGACTGCCCAGTGGGAACAAGCTTTAACAGACATTGCTAAAGGGAACGGAAGCAAGACCGAGTTCATTAAAGGGATCCGGACCAAAGCCAGTGAACTGGTTCACAGTGTTGCCTCGGACAGCGCCACATACCATGCTGACAATATGACGAAAACCAGGTGTCCGGTCTGCAAAAAATACATGCTGCTGGTCAACGGTAAACGCGGCAAAATGCTGGTTTGTCAGGACCGGGCCTGCGGCCACCGTCAGCCGGAAAAAGAACGGGACACCGGCTTTACCAGTTCCAAGCGAGCAAGCCAGGTCAACCAAAAACTGATTGCCCAATACAGTGACCAGCAAAATATTGGCAGCAATCTTGGTGATTTGCTTAAAGAGGCTCTGAATAAACAGAACAAAGATTAA